In one Magallana gigas chromosome 7, xbMagGiga1.1, whole genome shotgun sequence genomic region, the following are encoded:
- the LOC105331397 gene encoding L-threonine ammonia-lyase isoform X1 — protein MIQFGGRLLADLNGKRRSEGTGAAPRGKKVKDEPSPTPSPCIGPPACNGAGNEVIKDPFCDPDNPKKVTFQDVSAAAYKIKDGIHHSPCIKSRMSSMLDMEIYFKKEFLQFTGSFKERGARYALSQLPKEQKAVGVIAASAGNHALALSYHGQSLGIPVTVVMPLIAPMMKVQACRSYGANVIIQGNDISESKVHAQKLGQENGCIYINGYDHPHILAGQGTMGLEIIEQVPDVDAVVIPVGGGGLIAGAALAIKNLKPSVKIIGVESERCASFSEAMKAGKPVRTEVSSTIADGLAVPTVGVNAFATAKDLIDKMVVVKEEYIALAILRLVELEKAIVEGAGATGLAAILEGLLPELEGKKVVVALCGGNIDTTALGRVIDRGLAADGRLIRFVVTVSDRPGGIAELTKLLADMGVSIKDIFHERAWLKTDIFSVQVKCVVEARDKAHSEELEAALRKRYDQVAWLPKYF, from the exons ATGATCCAGTTTGGTGGCAGATTGTTGGCGGATCTCAATGGA AAACGGCGATCGGAGGGAACTGGGGCAGCACCAAGGGGTAAAAAGGTCAAGGATGAACCCTCCCCCACACCCAGCCCCTGCATAGGTCCCCCTGCCTGTAATGGAGCAGGGAACGAAGTCATTAAAGACCCATTTTGCGATCCAGACAATCCAAAGAAAGTCACGTTTCAGGATGTTAGTGCAGCTGCTTATAAAATCAAAGATGGGATTCACCACAGTCCGTGTATT aaATCTAGAATGTCTTCCATGCTGGACATGGAAATCTATTTCAAAAAGGAATTCTTGCAGTTTACAGGAAg TTTCAAAGAAAGAGGGGCAAGATATGCTTTGAGTCAATTACCAAAA GAACAGAAGGCAGTCGGGGTAATAGCAGCCAGTGCTGGTAACCATGCACTGGCCCTGTCTTATCATGGACAGTCTCTGGGCATTCCTGTTACCGTGGTGATGCCACTCATAGCGCCAATGATGAAAGTCCAAGCATGCAGAAGCTACGGAGCAAACGTCATTATCCAAGGCAACGATATATCAGAG TCAAAGGTTCATGCACAGAAATTGGGTCAAGAAAATGGGTGCATTTACATTAATGG CTACGACCACCCACACATCCTGGCAGGACAAGGCACTATGGGATTGGAGATCATCGAACAGGTGCCCGATGTCGATGCGGTGGTCATTCCTGTGGGAGGGGGAGGACTAATTGCAGGTGCAGCACTAGCCATCAAAAACCTGAAACCTTCTGTAAAAATCATT GGTGTTGAATCAGAGAGGTGTGCCAGTTTTTCTGAAGCCATGAAAGCTGGAAAGCCAGTCCGCACTGAGGTGTCCTCTACTATTGCTGATG GTTTGGCTGTGCCAACAGTGGGAGTGAATGCATTTGCAACAGCAAAGGATCTTATTGATAAAATGGTTGTTGTAAA GGAAGAATACATAGCTTTGGCCATTCTGCGATTGGTTGAGTTAGAAAAGGCCATTGTGGAAGGTGCAGGGGCAACAGGACTGGCAGCCATATTGGAGGGATTACTACCAGAACTTGAAGGGAAGAA AGTGGTGGTGGCTCTATGTGGTGGAAACATTGACACCACAGCTCTGGGGCGCGTGATAGATCGGGGCCTGGCAGCAGATGGACGACTCATTAGATTTGTGGTGACTGTGTCGGACAGACCAGGAGGGATAGCGGAGCTCACTAAGCTCCTGGCTGATATGGGAGTCAG CATCAAAGACATATTCCACGAAAGAGCATGGCTGAAAACAGATATATTTTCAGTCCAG GTAAAATGTGTGGTGGAGGCCCGAGATAAAGCTCATTCGGAAGAATTAGAGGCAGCTCTAAGAAAGCGCTATGATCAAGTTGCCTGGTTACCCAAATACTTCTAA
- the LOC105331397 gene encoding L-threonine ammonia-lyase isoform X2: MSKRRSEGTGAAPRGKKVKDEPSPTPSPCIGPPACNGAGNEVIKDPFCDPDNPKKVTFQDVSAAAYKIKDGIHHSPCIKSRMSSMLDMEIYFKKEFLQFTGSFKERGARYALSQLPKEQKAVGVIAASAGNHALALSYHGQSLGIPVTVVMPLIAPMMKVQACRSYGANVIIQGNDISESKVHAQKLGQENGCIYINGYDHPHILAGQGTMGLEIIEQVPDVDAVVIPVGGGGLIAGAALAIKNLKPSVKIIGVESERCASFSEAMKAGKPVRTEVSSTIADGLAVPTVGVNAFATAKDLIDKMVVVKEEYIALAILRLVELEKAIVEGAGATGLAAILEGLLPELEGKKVVVALCGGNIDTTALGRVIDRGLAADGRLIRFVVTVSDRPGGIAELTKLLADMGVSIKDIFHERAWLKTDIFSVQVKCVVEARDKAHSEELEAALRKRYDQVAWLPKYF, encoded by the exons ATGTCC AAACGGCGATCGGAGGGAACTGGGGCAGCACCAAGGGGTAAAAAGGTCAAGGATGAACCCTCCCCCACACCCAGCCCCTGCATAGGTCCCCCTGCCTGTAATGGAGCAGGGAACGAAGTCATTAAAGACCCATTTTGCGATCCAGACAATCCAAAGAAAGTCACGTTTCAGGATGTTAGTGCAGCTGCTTATAAAATCAAAGATGGGATTCACCACAGTCCGTGTATT aaATCTAGAATGTCTTCCATGCTGGACATGGAAATCTATTTCAAAAAGGAATTCTTGCAGTTTACAGGAAg TTTCAAAGAAAGAGGGGCAAGATATGCTTTGAGTCAATTACCAAAA GAACAGAAGGCAGTCGGGGTAATAGCAGCCAGTGCTGGTAACCATGCACTGGCCCTGTCTTATCATGGACAGTCTCTGGGCATTCCTGTTACCGTGGTGATGCCACTCATAGCGCCAATGATGAAAGTCCAAGCATGCAGAAGCTACGGAGCAAACGTCATTATCCAAGGCAACGATATATCAGAG TCAAAGGTTCATGCACAGAAATTGGGTCAAGAAAATGGGTGCATTTACATTAATGG CTACGACCACCCACACATCCTGGCAGGACAAGGCACTATGGGATTGGAGATCATCGAACAGGTGCCCGATGTCGATGCGGTGGTCATTCCTGTGGGAGGGGGAGGACTAATTGCAGGTGCAGCACTAGCCATCAAAAACCTGAAACCTTCTGTAAAAATCATT GGTGTTGAATCAGAGAGGTGTGCCAGTTTTTCTGAAGCCATGAAAGCTGGAAAGCCAGTCCGCACTGAGGTGTCCTCTACTATTGCTGATG GTTTGGCTGTGCCAACAGTGGGAGTGAATGCATTTGCAACAGCAAAGGATCTTATTGATAAAATGGTTGTTGTAAA GGAAGAATACATAGCTTTGGCCATTCTGCGATTGGTTGAGTTAGAAAAGGCCATTGTGGAAGGTGCAGGGGCAACAGGACTGGCAGCCATATTGGAGGGATTACTACCAGAACTTGAAGGGAAGAA AGTGGTGGTGGCTCTATGTGGTGGAAACATTGACACCACAGCTCTGGGGCGCGTGATAGATCGGGGCCTGGCAGCAGATGGACGACTCATTAGATTTGTGGTGACTGTGTCGGACAGACCAGGAGGGATAGCGGAGCTCACTAAGCTCCTGGCTGATATGGGAGTCAG CATCAAAGACATATTCCACGAAAGAGCATGGCTGAAAACAGATATATTTTCAGTCCAG GTAAAATGTGTGGTGGAGGCCCGAGATAAAGCTCATTCGGAAGAATTAGAGGCAGCTCTAAGAAAGCGCTATGATCAAGTTGCCTGGTTACCCAAATACTTCTAA